The sequence ACCCGGCCGAGCCCCGACAGCTCGTCGATCGCCGCCGGCCGCCACACCATGGCCGAGGACGACGTCCCGTGGATGCACAGGATCGGGTCGCCTCGCCCATGCTCCTCGTAGTAGAGCCTGACGCCGTTGACGTGGACCTCGCCCATGAGATGAACTGTTCAACCTCCATGCGAGCCGGTCAAGCCAACAGCCCGCGGGGCACCGAGACCACGCCCGTCTGGAGCGCGAGACCGAGGAGGTTCGGCTCGACCCAACACTCGGCGATCCGCCCCTCCTCCAGCCGGTAGATGGCGATCGCGGTCCACGAAACCGGCTTTCCTGTGGGGGCGACGCCCATGAACTCCCCGAGGTGGGTGCCGCGCAGCGTCAATCGCTCGACCACGTAGTCCCCTTCCGCGACCAGATCGTCGATCGTCTCCACGAGGTCCGGGAAGGCGAAAAGGATGGCGGTTGGAACTTCCTTGAAGGCCTCAATCCCTTCCACCGCAGGCATGTTCGGGAAATGCAAGACGAATCCAGCGGTGAGGAGCTCGTCGGCTGGCACCGAATTCCTCTTGTTCGGAATCTCCTCGACGAAGCGGCGGACGACCGCCTTGTTCTCC comes from Actinomycetota bacterium and encodes:
- a CDS encoding ester cyclase, with product MGLEENKAVVRRFVEEIPNKRNSVPADELLTAGFVLHFPNMPAVEGIEAFKEVPTAILFAFPDLVETIDDLVAEGDYVVERLTLRGTHLGEFMGVAPTGKPVSWTAIAIYRLEEGRIAECWVEPNLLGLALQTGVVSVPRGLLA